ttcacatcaagaacttgatggttgcttcagttgctgcataaagaacttttaAGAAgatctaaaacttttgaaaggTGTCTCAAAATCACAAGTaagagaacttgtggttgctacagatcaaggaaagaagtagtttgTGGACTCGGAACTGTCACATGGTCGTGatagtgttaggttctaagactttagaaactaaatgtattagaacttcaatttgtatatgttggcaaaccatgatcaaaacaatgagtttaggtttagacttgctcaaagctTGGATAagtgtaagtttggaatcaagTAATTGTAGGAAATTATTGGTCAAAATCTGcaagactcgatcgatcgaaaattagattcaatCGATCAAAACTCGTAGACCAAGAACTTTCTGCAGTATTTTCAAAccagcccaagcccatatgacgtaTAGGGTTTAGCGTTTCACTccaagtataaaaagaaaaattctaacTACGTTTTAGAAGTCTTTGATGAGTTGTGTGttaaatcttttgtgagatctgagaggtgtttaccttcatacacacacatagagctatcgagatcaagattcacatcaagaacttgatggttgcttcagttgctgcataaagaacttttaagaagatctgaaacctttgaaaggtgtctcaaagtcacaagtaagAGAACTCGTGGTTGCTatagatcaaggaaagaagtagtctgtggattCGGAACTGTCACGTGGTCATGATAGTAAGTTTTTTACATAAGGTAGTAATatataggatgttagtggtctaagtcttattgtacaaatttcaattctttcatagtggatctgtttttaccttgaggatagctaagttaaatcatcctcaggttttttaccggttaggttttcctgggtcatcagatctttgtattttttactttccgcattatatttgttttacacatatttgtttaacctagttttaattaacaaacttgttaatcaacttggcttaatattaggttaaacatattgtgttaaaaggtctaaaacttaacaaataaaataatacttaaGGATAAtgcaaatttaaataattattttttttttgatgtgccACGTTTTATAATATAGAATTCTACTCTTGATAATATTTCTTGAATCCAATGTGATGTCTTTGAGAGTGTTTGCTTGTAATTGTAGGATGATGATAGAGGATAATTGTGCATCCATGGAGCTCTCTctgtttatattattattgcCAGTCGTCGAAACTGATAAATCAATTAGTTGGAATCATCAAacatcaaattaataaaattgcgTCATAAAAGTGTAGGATGAAATAAAACTTCAATTATTGGGTATTCATATAATTTAGAACTAATGAATTCTAGTTATCTTTATAAAATAGAAGCGGATTAATAGATATAGATACTAGAGATTTTAGTTACTAAAAGTCTCGAATCTTTGGAGTTTTTTTAGGTAATAAGaacaattaaagaaaataattgatAAGAGAAAATAACTGAAATAAGTTAATAGTGAAAactagaaaatgaaagaaacgaaaaaaaaaaaattttgaaaatgtggGCTTAGTGATTAGAAGAATATGAAAGTTGGAGCAATTCAAATATCTGAAtagagagtggtcctattttataGGTAATGTTTTAGTAGGAGTCAGAGATGCATTTTTACAAGATTATCccttaattttgtctttacttaaaccTAGAGATATAAGGGTATTTTCCAACCAATAAAATGTCCATTCCAAACTGGAGAAGCcttttaaataataactagCCTTATCACACACGCTTCGCTCGTGCtataaggctttttttttttagtgatcctattttgtagaaaaaaaaatgtgtagggttgcatttatatatatatatatatataatttttattttgaaaatctaatttataagtgaataaattaatttgaaaattaataggagagtggtcctattttttagaaTTAGTGAGAGTTAGAGTCGCATTTTTACCgattgtcttttaattttttctctgcTTAAACATAAGAGTGTATGggcattttttaacaaaaaaaatgaggaatctaaACAGGGAAAttcccttaaataatagtataaatataGACAAGCAAATatattaaatactttttttttagaatcatgtTAAATACATATATCAAATACCAAATCTAAACCACTACtttccatcaaaacaaaaaatctaaatcaTCACTAATAAGGTAGTAAAAGCACACATATTGGGAACAAAGTGGAAAAACAAAGAACAACCACTTCATAGAAAAATCACTCCAGTGATCTAGTCATGTTGAGAATTCACAGAGGAAAACACGGTTACAATAGTCTACTACAAATTCTTGGTATAGGCTGATTCTTAATTTAGCGAACTTCCTCCACAAATTCCTCATCAATAGTAACCAGAATTAATAGCACTCCAACGATACTCCTTGAAGATTTGATAGTAGTAAACCTCGTTGGAAATGAACTATATGGTTTCAATCTCCTATGCACTCACTTTGGGATCATAAGTAGAGTGGATAAACAGATAAGGTTTAGGAGTTTGGCTCAATAGATAAGAGCCACAAAATATTTCTCAATACCTCCAGGTGTCCTAATCTCCTTCTTgtcaaaaaattttgcaaataggTGGACAATTAAGGTTCAGAAAAGACGGCACAAAACCTAGTTCAAAGGAATTGGTAAAATAAATCCATGCAGCCTAGCTTGAAACTTGAAACAGCTTAGAGTGAAGGATAGGCAAAGTCTTGGGTTGGTTTTTTGCTTTGAGCAAGTGAGGTTCTCTTTCACCCGAGTTTCTTTTTAGCTTGAGCAAGCTACACTTTTGCTTGAGTGAAATTCtctaaattgcattttttttttccaagataGCCTTTATCAATCTTTATATAATGAATGAATTATATCAAAATAAGTTGAATTGTGATTACAACCAAATTTATGGGATCATCCAACTCTAAATCctcaatatttttgaaaataaaaattctaacttATGAGGTGTAATTTACATGCAATGCATATGgtacacataaacataaacataaatatgtttttttttttttttaaatatgtatatatgtgtgtgtctcCTAAACATATACTTCTTAGGTAATTAAATAAGATTCATGATGATTAATATGTGATATTCATCTAAATGATAAACAAAAAGTTCATTTGGAACTGAGTTCATAGGTTTTGGAGAGGCTTTTAGTTTTGGGAACTCTACTCCattgaaaagggaaaaaaaacctttattaaAGCTACCTTTTggatacttatatatatatatatatatatagacacgcACTACTCCCCACTTCTCtcccccaaaatttttaaatggaaGCTTCGGAGTTATTATCAATTCAATTGTGTTGAGCTATTCCATAAACCTATAGTTGAGTTATGGATACCAAACTTTGGGCGTTATGTTTCTATGCCAATTATATATTGGAATATTAAAAATGCGAATGATTTTTAAATGATAACTGCGTAGTAAAAATAACTAACTTCAAAGTTTCAATGTTGATTCCTATAGGTTAAATACAATTTACTTTCTTTGAGGAGACTTGAATACTAGAACAAGTAACATGATAGTAGTCCAACCGCTTGTCTGTTGACAGAAAAAAGTGATATAATATATTCAAAACATTTATTAGTGATGGATATAACCATATGAGTTACTTAATATATAAAttgcttctttttgttttctattattCTATGTTTAATCATTTTTAGAAATACaactaattcaatttattagtATAAGTGACTACAGTGAAAATTTCACTCATCtgtaaatttctaaaaaaataaatataaaacaaaagcaaatatggGCAAGTGATACATGCAATTTGTGTCAAGTTACACATGTCAattcttatattattattattattactattattattaactgtataaataaatagatatttatatataatatcttaATGTtcgaaaaagaagaacaaaataagatattgaatattttttatacttttatagatattttattaatttttaagtcCACACGTTGGTAGATAATGatgtttgtttatatatatatacatattattatgttttttttttaaaggaacatATGTGTATGTTTATTTTCCTAGCTAATTGATTGTGAAGTAAATTCtcacaataataaaaatcatgatttaatattgagattttatttttctaaaacctatgaaacaaaaattttcatttatatggaataaaaatataaataataaaattattattattacatgcgctcataaaatatatgttaaaatgtaatttaatttattgaggacttgtaaatatattttcacatttgAGATCTAACAGTGGAGGTCGTAAGCTATTCCTTCACTACTGGggggaaaattaattaatttctaaGAAATcacaaacagaaaagaaagtTATTTGCGAGAAGTATATAAAATGGATTAATATGCAAAGTGACTGAAGTTATAAAAAGGAAATACGTCGCCAGATGAAATTAATGAGAACATTTTGCAACAGCCAAAAGACGCCAAAAAGTTCTTCAAAATCATGAACCACTCATCACTAGTGAGAGGAACTCCAAACAATTGAAGCTTTGCATGAGCTCAACTCAAACATAGCAAAGTAATCACTAGAAAGAAAGCTcctaaatataaacataaactatAATTGAACGAAATTAGCATTGGAGCCTTTAATCTCGGCCTTCACAAGTTTGTCACAATGAAGCAACTTAAAGCTCCTAAGTTGTTGATGACAtatcttaatttcttttagaaatCCGCAGCTTCTGAGTGTAAGATTTTCAAGTAGAAGTAGTTTAGAAACATGGTTTCCAAGCCAATCATCTGTAATGGTTGTGTAATGTAATATTAAAATCTTCAAACTCTTATAATCGATGAGATTGATTTCACAAGAACCAGTTGagttaaaatgtgaaaaagatTGCAGATGGGACGCATCAATCACAATATTCCTTAATCCTTCCCAACACTTGACTGTCAAGTCCTCAACTAGAGTCAAACTTGGGATCAAtcctaaaacttgaaaatttaaaGCCCGCTAAGTTCAACACAACACAATTGATTTAGTAGTTATTGTTTTTGACAAACTATAGAACTTATTATAGAACCTATAAAGGTAACAACCACATTTCCATTCTTCTTCAAATCGAACAACCAACTCCTTGACATTTTGCTCTGTGGCAAATCAAATTGACTCATCAACCTGCTAATCTGATTTGCCATCATGGTTCTAGCACAACGCTTAAATTATTCTATGCCATATTTGATATGCGACATTCAAGAGATTTTTGCATGAAATGTATTGTGTATCTACGTATGAGTAAAGTATcatattgaataataataagaagatagaataattaatataatataattaagtcCAAACTCAAAACATTTTGAGTCAAGTGATATCCCTATAAGTTTTTTTAAGTGCATGTACATAGTCCCATTCACAGATTGGAAAGGAATTGGTTGGGCGGTAAGAAATAAGAATCACCTATCAAAATTGGGTCTCTATGATTTTGGGCTTAAAATTGCTAGTTTGGACCCGTCAATCCAAAGTCTGTGAAGATGCTTGTTATGTACTGCGCTTTGCTTTTTGTTTGAGGTTCGAAACTTTGAATTGATTAttagtctctctttttttaattgccTATCAGATTTGTACGGGATTTGTCTATATCATACTAACACAATTGCAAAAAGGTTGGGGTACTGTAGTTCCCGTAATcctgtttatattttattataatttttatttaaagattataaaagaaattgtaataagttgcaatttttattataattttctttgcaGTCTAATGCTATTTTCTGTGTTCCTCTAATTTTTTACGGTGGTGGTTGGATTTCAGAcctaaaattaaaactatttgTAATTAAGGAGAATTTAGATATTCTAACCTATAGATTAAGGCAGGAAatcttgtagtttttttttttttttttaagtgttgttACATACCAAATTGGCTGTAATTTAGTAATTAAGGacaataattttagattataacaTACAGTATGTTATAGTCAATTTACTACAGCCAATCTAAAATTAAATTGACTATAACATACAGTATGTTACATACCAAATTGGCCGTAGCAACTAAATTATTTTTGAGATTATtgtcctttattttttatatctaacATACTGTAGCAAATAAATTGACTATAATTATATTACCTTAacttcaagaaattaaaaattctatttaactCATTGTGATAGTATActttatgtaaaattttattttctaagttTCAAGAAATCTAAAAtgattcatcaaattaaattttattacaaaaaattggtcTTAGAAGTTAGAAGCTTTACTTACACCAGGTGTCTCTCTTTGCAACAATTGGTtacattttcattaattatgaAATTAGTTTATCATACTAATTATTAGGCATAGTTTAGTTTAGCTAAAACTCTattcaaaaatttcaataaattaaaaattatattctcaCTATAATTCTCTCTAACGCAGCAATGTGACGCCACATAAGAGTATTAGCATTGGGTCTCTCATATGCTATATGTAGATGAAATTTAGCAACAAAGCCCCAAAAACCCACGTTATCCAATCTTGcaattgcaaaaattaaaaattaaaaaaaaattgtaatagtgCTACAGTGCCATCCTAAATGTAAGATGGCACTATAGGAAAAATTGTATAATGTTTGTTACGTTATATTTTATTGGGTAGGATGGTACTATAGCAAGTttggattatattattttattgggtaatatatattattttaatgagttaaaTAGggaaataaaagttgggatgttggtTTTGGtataaaatggtatggtataaatgataaagtaatttttgagatagtcaaatgaaattttttgtagaaATCAAATGTGAATGCTCCAAAAGATTTACGGGTATTTCACAAGAAAGCAACTATGCCCATATTAATGATAGGATagtatttttatattatgtataaaGTATGTATTCTTTATGTATAAAGTATTGTTATtttatgtattctttttttctaatttcaacaaatttaaaattctaccgcaactataattttattataaaaaattcaagaaactacaaataaaatttaaatatgtatgttaattattttaatcatgtatcataattttgtaatttaatacaATAAACTTACATAAAACTTAGTAACAAAAAAGCctttaaaattataacaataCTTTATACATacaatttttcacaaatttttataacaattgaattgacaaaattttaatgaattaacAATTGAGTTGACAATTTTCATATACACTAATCacttacctctttttttttttttttaattttagctaaCAATCTACTACATTAGcagttctaaaaaaaatttatcaattgtttttttatctataaactTAAGATAATGTCATCTTAAGCTAGTTTTATCATATTCAAAATAAGAGTTATTTTATAATCACaattaatttcatatttatttttacaattatcttATACTTAACTGGTTAAGGACATGAATATGAAATTTAGGATTAGTTTGTTACCGTTGTTTAATCAACACTACATATaatttcttacattttttttctccacatatatttctaaaaaatacaaacaatattactagaAATCTTTTATCACGGATCAATTTATTTtatcctataattttttttctcttaaggGGTATCGACTATCGAGTCTATCCATAGAAGACGGTATATTTATAATGGTACTGTACTTTTGAAGTCAAAGCTCATTCATTGGTCGACGCGCTTCAAAAAGAGCgtgaataaataaataggcTGTCACTCACTCTCCTCGCTCACGCAAAGCTTCTCACCAAGAAAAAAATTCGAATCAATTCTCGCTCcgtcaatctctctctctctctctcccaaaaaatcgcagaaaaatcaaaatcaatggCGTCAAAGGACAAGAAATCGGCGAAGCCCTCAACCAGTAGAGCCGGCGGTATTCGCACCCTCTCCGATCTGAACCGGCCCTCCGCCGACTCCGACAGCGACTCCGATGGCCCTCAAGAGTACTACACTGGTGGCGAGAAGAGGTCatcgtttttttctttttctttttttctctctctctcaaaaccctaactttCTGTTTTTCCTGATTCAATTTCAGCTCCGcttattctttttttagctTCTCGGTAATTGTGCTATTAGAATCTGAtcgtagtttttatttttaatgctgtgtttggttttaaatttgtgAACTTTCAAAAGTTGAACAAATATGAAGGTGATGATTGTTTAAATTAGTGTTTGTTAGTGAATAGAGAGAATTGCAGTAGCATATGTGATTACAATGTGGTGGAATATTTGGAAATTTGAGTATTGTGAGTTCAGAATGGTGTTCAAGATTGTGTTTTTATTTGGATAGGGTTAGAGAATTAGTGAAAAGACTGGATTTTGAGACTGAGTGAGCATTCATTTTCAGCAATGATTGGTGAAATCATTAGGTGGTAATGGTTTCTTGTTGGATTTTAAACCAGTATTGGGTGCATTTACGCGATTGATTTGGGAACTCTTgactctgtttgtttcaacggAAAACGTTTTATGGAAAATGACTTTTTTGGAAGACTGGCTTATTTCTTGTATTTGGTTGTGACCCTGAAAATGAACTAGATTTTGGAAATCATTCATATGTTTTTTGATtccaaataattatataaacaaaactttcattaacgAAAGTAGAACCTATATgggaaaacattttcttttgggGCAATTTGAATGCTTCAAAATGGAAATAGGCCTCAAATTTGGATCTGCATGAAATATTAACTGGGAAAATTAGTGGTTTGTGGAGGAGAATTTCATTTGGAAAAAAGTTAACAGTCGGTCAACAGCTAGTCATCAATCAGTCTATGGGTAGAGAGGGGGCGGATAGAGAGAAGTTACTAATGGGAGAGATTTTTATGTTGTGGAGTTGACTTATGGAGTTGGTGATCACACACCCAAATGGAATTGGTGATCACACGTCCACAAAGAAAAGCTTTCCATTGACACATTTTCTGCCAAAACAAATTTAGTGTCTAATCAAAGCTCAATTCAGATTTACATTTGTGTTCAATTGATCTACTGATTTGATGGAATATGCCATGTGAAGTTGTGTTTCAGTGTAGAatagtcttcttctttttttaataagtagtGTAGAATAGTATTATTGTTTGGCTGACATTTGTGACAACCATAATTGCAGTGGAATGCTCGTCCAAGATCCTAATAAGGCCAATGATGTGGATGCAATCTTTAACCAAGCCAGGCAACTGGGAGCAGTTGAAGGGCCTGTTGAACAACTCGGTCCCTCTTCAAGCTCAAGAAGCTTTGCAGGAACTGGTAGATTACTTTCGGGGGAAACTGTTCAAGCTGCTCCTCAGCAGCCCGAGAGTGTTGTTCACAACATTGTGTTCTGGAGTAATGGTTTCACTGTGAATGATGGCCCTTTGAGGAGCTTGGATGATCCTGAAAATGCATCTTTCTTAGAGGTAATGGCCATCATGGTTTCAAttccattaaagaaaaaagcaCAAGAAACAGAAAATTAGTGGTCTTGTATATTGATTGTTTATCATTGtactttctttttcattgatTGAGTTGTCAGTGCCGTGTTTCTTCACTCTTTGTTATCATTGGTGTGGTCATCTTGTGTTTATGATTATGTTACATCTCAATGCAGAGCATCAGAAAGTCTGAGTGCCCAAAAGAGCTTGAACCTGCAGATAGGAGGGCTTCAGTTCATGTCAATCTGATAAGGAGAAATGAGAAATGCCCTGTGAGTGTTCTCTTTAATGTTTAAAATAGTCCATTGCTTTCCTCTATGGTGATAAGAGACCagaattttataaaaacaatcaCTTAATGATTATTAAAATGTACTCCTGGTCAGGGTcttttaggttttgttttttagtaaCAGTAGTATTTTAGTAATGTTTTATGAAATCATAATGTATCTGTTAATGCATCTATGTACTCTGAGATCAAATGCAATCTGCTCTATCTAAGGTCCAGTAGAGGATGTGAAGTTTACCAGCACTCCTATACTTGCTTTATTACAGGAACCAGAGAAGCGCCATGTACCATTTCAGGGGGTGGGAAGAACTCTAGGTAGCAGCTCCACTCCAGCGGCAACTGAGCCAACCGTTGCTTCCATTCCTCTCAACACTGCTCCAACACCTTCCATGGGCCTGGTTGTGGATCAAACATTGCCATCAACCTCTGTTCAGCTTAGATTGGCTGACGGGACTCGAATGGTTGCACATTTTAATTACCACCACACGATCAATGACATTCGCTCCTTCATTGATGCATCAAGGCCTGGAAGTGCAAGGAACTATCAACTTCAGATGATGGGCTTTCCTCCCAAGGTTCTTAGTGATCAAGCTCAGACAATTGAGCAGGCAGGTCTTGCCAATTCAGTTGTTATCCAGAAATTCTAGCTTGCTGCACCGGCCAATATCTTTACTCTGGTCATACATAATAGCAACTGTACTGAAGAAGCAAACCGGTTCTATCTACCTAAGACCCCAAATGTGTTTTCAAAGTGGATAAATTATGTGAAATACTCCTGAAAAGGCTGTTCTTGACATTTTGTTGAcaattaaaatcaaattgttattattgttgcaTGAACTTCATTAAGACTTTTttctacctcttttttttttctctcttttattcaCAATTTTGTAGCCATCTAGTTATTTAGTTTGAAGCTTGTGTGATGATGAGATTTCAGGCATTATAAATGGTTATGAGCGGAGCATGGTCATCTTTGTAAGAGACCTTCTGAATCACTTGTGAAAGCACAGGATGAGAtctagggcctgtttggtaatattgttctagtaatgttgattgttttttttggaaatacgtgtAAGTGAAAAAGcgtgtgaaaatacatgtaatgttatttaaacactgaaaatattatttaaaataccaTATCAAACACCCTCCTAGTGTGTTCTATTTCATGGATGCAAAGTCCGTAATATTCCCTCCTTGCTGGTTTTCAATTAAGGGGGggtaaatttgtaaaattgcaATCTTAttatctctttatctttttaaaatttaaacagacgcactttattttcttcctcatctcttatctttttaaaatttaaacggACTTTTTTTCTTGCTAAACTATGATACAAaaaactgggaaaaaaaaaaaaaaattaatcatgttGGCGAGTATTAGGTTTTGTTTATGGAAAAGATGAGTGTAAAAGCTTAAGAAATTATATACTGGCGTGGATTATGTAAAAGACTAAAGAGTAGTCGAGTTCCATCTAGAATTGTGAATGAACAATTGGGAGTTAATGACTTCTATTCCCCTTCTGAATTTCCAACTGAGCTGGCATGATTTTAGATTTGGGCTTGTGCAAATTGATAGTAATTCATTACCCACAGGAATTTCAGTTGGCTTGACGAACCCTTAGGTCCTTAATCCTAAAGCCCAATaatgttttctttataaacatATCACGGTGTACtagtatttttatcttttattaaaatttatagacGGAGTTCTAGCAAGTTGGTCATTGTAAAACcgagaagaaaaaacaaagttagGTAATTTGTTTtcagaagatttttttttttttgattgtctACAAAAAGTTAGTCTAAAACTTGCCCAAAAAGCCTATATTTAGCCAATCAAGCTCTTCAAGACTATATTTAGCCAATTAAAACTTGCCCAAAAAGCCTCGTGCAACAGATCAATAAattgtcaaaacaaaaaaaaaatttaacaattcaTT
The sequence above is drawn from the Castanea sativa cultivar Marrone di Chiusa Pesio chromosome 5, ASM4071231v1 genome and encodes:
- the LOC142636777 gene encoding plant UBX domain-containing protein 4-like — translated: MASKDKKSAKPSTSRAGGIRTLSDLNRPSADSDSDSDGPQEYYTGGEKSGMLVQDPNKANDVDAIFNQARQLGAVEGPVEQLGPSSSSRSFAGTGRLLSGETVQAAPQQPESVVHNIVFWSNGFTVNDGPLRSLDDPENASFLESIRKSECPKELEPADRRASVHVNLIRRNEKCPEPEKRHVPFQGVGRTLGSSSTPAATEPTVASIPLNTAPTPSMGLVVDQTLPSTSVQLRLADGTRMVAHFNYHHTINDIRSFIDASRPGSARNYQLQMMGFPPKVLSDQAQTIEQAGLANSVVIQKF